The Arachis hypogaea cultivar Tifrunner chromosome 19, arahy.Tifrunner.gnm2.J5K5, whole genome shotgun sequence genome has a window encoding:
- the LOC112776445 gene encoding biotin synthase, mitochondrial, translated as MFLVRPIFRRTHHLTPSIGVLQSCHGYSSSSDAAIQAERTIKEGPRNDWTLTEVKSIYDSPILDLLFHGAQVHRHAQNFREVQQCTLLSIKTGGCSEDCSYCPQSSRYNTGLKSQRLMNKDAVIEAAKKAKEAGSTRFCMGAAWRDTIGRKTNFNQILEYVKEIRDMGMEVCCTLGMLEKQQAVELKQAGLTAYNHNLDTSREYYPNIITTRTYDERLKTLEFVRDAGINVCSGGIIGLGEAEEDRVGLLHTLSTLPSHPESVPINALVAVKGTPLEDQKPVEIWEMIRMIATARIIMPKAMVRLSAGRVRFSMPEQALCFLAGANSIFTGEKLLTTPNNDFDADQLMFKLLGLLPKAPNLDTNETSDAENYKEAAASSS; from the exons ATGTTTCTGGTGAGACCCATTTTCAGAAGAACTCATCATCTTACACCCTCCATTGGGGTTCTGCAATCTTGTCATGGCTACAGTTCTTCCTCAGATGCTGCCATTCAAGCCGAGAGGACCATCAAAGAAGGCCCCAGAAACGATTGGACCCTAACCGAAGTCAAATCCATCTATGATTCACCCATTCTCGATCTTCTCTTCCATGGG GCTCAAGTTCACAGGCATGCTCAAAACTTTAGGGAAGTACAGCAGTGCACTCTACTCTCTATTAAGACAGGAGGGTGTAGTGAAGATTGTTCCTATTGTCCTCAATCCTCTAGGTATAACACAGGACTCAAGTCCCAAAGACTTATGAACAAAGATGCTGTTATTGAGGCTGCCAAGAAG GCAAAAGAGGCCGGGAGCACTCGCTTCTGTATGGGTGCGGCATGGAGGGACACTATAGGAAGGAAGACCAACTTCAACCAGATCCTTGAATATGTAAAAGAAATAAG GGATATGGGGATGGAGGTGTGTTGCACCCTTGGCATGCTGGAGAAACAGCAAGCTGTTGAACTCAAGCAGGCAGGTCTCACAGCCTATAATCACAATCTTGATACTTCAAGGGAATATTATCCAAACATCATTACAACAAGGACATATGATGAGCGCCTAAAAACCCTTGAATTTGTTCGTGATGCAGGGATTAATGTTTGTTCTG GAGGAATTATTGGGCTTGGAGAAGCAGAGGAGGACCGCGTAGGTTTGTTACATACATTGTCGACACTCCCCTCTCATCCAGAGAGTGTTCCTATTAATGCACTTGTTGCTGTAAAGGGAACCCCTCTCGAGGATCAGAAG CCTGTTGAAATATGGGAGATGATTCGAATGATAGCCACAGCGCGAATCATAATGCCTAAAGCAATGGTCAGGTTATCAGCCGGTAGAGTTCGGTTCTCCATGCCTGAGCAGGCACTATGTTTTCTTGCTGGTGCAAATTCTATCTTCACCGGCGAAAAGCTCCTCACCACTCCCAACAATGATTTCGATGCCGATCAACTCATGTTTAAACTTCTGGGACTGCTCCCAAAAGCGCCAAACTTAGATACGAATGAAACCAGTGATGCAGAGAATTACAAGGAAGCTGCTGCTTCTTCTAGTTGA
- the LOC112778634 gene encoding nuclear transcription factor Y subunit B-1 isoform X3, with the protein MADAPTSPANGSHESGGEQSPQESSSGGLCGAGAREQDRFLPIANISRIMKKGLPANGKIAKDAKDTMQECVSEFISFITSEACEKCQKEKRKTINGDDLLWAMATLGFEDYIEPLKVYLARFREVFLVTFYSPVSIFLYSPDYIDNRVIIYCDC; encoded by the exons ATGGCGGATGCACCGACGAGTCCAGCGAACGGGAGCCATGAGAGTGGAGGAGAGCAGAGCCCGCAGGAGTCTTCTTCCGGCGGCCTATGTGGTGCAGGAGCAAGGGAGCAGGACAGGTTCCTCCCTATCGCCAACATCAGCAGGATCATGAAAAAGGGGCTCCCTGCCAATGGCAAGATCGCCAAGGACGCCAAGGACACAATGCAGGAATGCGTTTCGGAATTCATCAGCTTCATCACCAGCGA GGCATGTGAGAAGTGCcagaaagagaagaggaagaccATTAATGGAGATGATTTGTTATGGGCGATGGCCACTTTAGGATTTGAAGACTACATAGAACCTCTTAAAGTGTACCTAGCAAGATTCAGAGAGGTATTTTTAGTGACATTTTATTCTCCTGTCTCTATTTTCCTTTATTCTCCTGACTACATAGATAATAGGGTGATAATTTATTGTGATTGCTAA
- the LOC112778634 gene encoding nuclear transcription factor Y subunit B-1 isoform X1, translating into MADAPTSPANGSHESGGEQSPQESSSGGLCGAGAREQDRFLPIANISRIMKKGLPANGKIAKDAKDTMQECVSEFISFITSEACEKCQKEKRKTINGDDLLWAMATLGFEDYIEPLKVYLARFREGDTKGSARTGDGSVRRDQVGLAGQNTQLVHQGSLNYISSQVQQQHLVIPSMQSHE; encoded by the exons ATGGCGGATGCACCGACGAGTCCAGCGAACGGGAGCCATGAGAGTGGAGGAGAGCAGAGCCCGCAGGAGTCTTCTTCCGGCGGCCTATGTGGTGCAGGAGCAAGGGAGCAGGACAGGTTCCTCCCTATCGCCAACATCAGCAGGATCATGAAAAAGGGGCTCCCTGCCAATGGCAAGATCGCCAAGGACGCCAAGGACACAATGCAGGAATGCGTTTCGGAATTCATCAGCTTCATCACCAGCGA GGCATGTGAGAAGTGCcagaaagagaagaggaagaccATTAATGGAGATGATTTGTTATGGGCGATGGCCACTTTAGGATTTGAAGACTACATAGAACCTCTTAAAGTGTACCTAGCAAGATTCAGAGAG GGTGACACCAAAGGATCTGCTAGAACTGGCGATGGATCTGTTAGACGAGATCAAGTTGGTCTAGCGGGTCAAAATACTCAG CTTGTTCATCAGGGTTCACTGAATTATATTAGTTCCCAG GTGCAGCAACAACATTTGGTTATTCCTTCAATGCAAAGCCATGAATAG
- the LOC112778634 gene encoding nuclear transcription factor Y subunit B-1 isoform X2, producing the protein MADAPTSPANGSHESGGEQSPQESSSGGLCGAGAREQDRFLPIANISRIMKKGLPANGKIAKDAKDTMQECVSEFISFITSEACEKCQKEKRKTINGDDLLWAMATLGFEDYIEPLKVYLARFRELEGDTKGSARTGDGSVRRDQVGLAGQNTQLVHQGSLNYISSQVQQQHLVIPSMQSHE; encoded by the exons ATGGCGGATGCACCGACGAGTCCAGCGAACGGGAGCCATGAGAGTGGAGGAGAGCAGAGCCCGCAGGAGTCTTCTTCCGGCGGCCTATGTGGTGCAGGAGCAAGGGAGCAGGACAGGTTCCTCCCTATCGCCAACATCAGCAGGATCATGAAAAAGGGGCTCCCTGCCAATGGCAAGATCGCCAAGGACGCCAAGGACACAATGCAGGAATGCGTTTCGGAATTCATCAGCTTCATCACCAGCGA GGCATGTGAGAAGTGCcagaaagagaagaggaagaccATTAATGGAGATGATTTGTTATGGGCGATGGCCACTTTAGGATTTGAAGACTACATAGAACCTCTTAAAGTGTACCTAGCAAGATTCAGAGAG TTGGAG GGTGACACCAAAGGATCTGCTAGAACTGGCGATGGATCTGTTAGACGAGATCAAGTTGGTCTAGCGGGTCAAAATACTCAG CTTGTTCATCAGGGTTCACTGAATTATATTAGTTCCCAG GTGCAGCAACAACATTTGGTTATTCCTTCAATGCAAAGCCATGAATAG